From the Pangasianodon hypophthalmus isolate fPanHyp1 chromosome 17, fPanHyp1.pri, whole genome shotgun sequence genome, one window contains:
- the LOC113543970 gene encoding coiled-coil domain-containing protein 17 isoform X1 — protein sequence MDSLICTKCNMTFRSMHFLVKHKEKFCIGAVSQSESQKIREKIRRHQQHRSLPKTQAVKSMQTSQHEPNPNPYNKPTDHSDRSEDHYTQDLAEVHECNAVLSDGRKQLDMQRQEIDYKLQELAAQNGKVAELERMLLELKEHEQRNTVLLETLMDHLQQNGQDSHQSNDTNQHVANTEERVIEKYIPVYGCGVLSAEISTLRISYLQSGGKDPQILAHLQRLLDAAIKLETQARKTPLPKTKRQRDNRKYLSRELVSTERENQRLEEEIMKLELRKRTSRTTPNFQPAEQEMRAAKMDIDLLKHEIEINRLRKQIMSRKMAPSIMTFPPLEEPRSPPLTKHLMKDSDGLCPSPYDPMTGFVVFYDFLLGLCPSYRVCRLMVGIYNGDICLGSPSILPPVYCDPVSSPQHSVEQKAILASKQAVPEVQPASSISLVMQVQASGGYDVYGYEVTHLAPRGWLKLHIFDHQNRVISGRWKVPVRLLPAKPSMTTAEVNAVPQLDNAELYLRIVNTRDAEVQSSVPISINNAGIYQYPPVQTPRHFLGMQKSHEAIRSPAVHSARVHTSAFSQRLVNTAS from the exons ATGGATTCATTAATTTGTACAAAGTGTAATATGACTTTCAGATCCATGCATTTTCTGGTGAAACATAAGGAGAAGTTTTGTATTGGAGCGGTTTCTCAATCAGAG AGTCAGAAGATAAGAGAAAAGATCAGGAGGCATCAGCAGCACCGGAGTTTGCCCAAGACTCAGGCGGTTAAGAGCATGCAGACATCTCAGCATGAGCCTAATCCTAATCCTTACAACAAGCCA ACAGATCACTCAGACAGATCAGAAGATCATTACACTCAAGACCTGGCTGAAGTTCACGAGTGCAATGCAGTGCTATCTGATGGGCGCAAACAACTGGACATGCAAAGACAAG AGATTGATTACAAGCTGCAAGAGTTGGCTGCTCAAAATGGGAAAGTTGCTGAACTTGAGAGAATGCTGTTAGAGCTGAAAGAACACGAGCAGAGAAACACAGTGTTACTGGAGACTCTAATGGATCATCTACAGCAGAATGG GCAGGACAGTCATCAGAGCAATGACACAAACCAGCATGTAGCTAATACTGAGGAGAGAGTAATAGAAAAATACATACCTGTTTATGGCTGTGGAGTGCTTTCTGCAGAAATCAG TACCCTTCGCATCTCCTATCTCCAGAGTGGAGGAAAGGATCCTCAAATCCTGGCTCACCTGCAGCGTTTGTTAGACGCAGCCATCAAATTAGAAACACAGGCTAGGAAAACGCCTCTGCCCAAGACCAAAC GTCAAAGGGACAATAGAAAATATTTGAGCAGAGAACTTGTGTCCACAGAGCGTGAAAACCAGCGCTTGGAAGAGGAAATCATGAAACTGGAGTTAAGAAAGAGAACATCCAGAACAACTCCAAACT ttcaACCTGCTGAGCAAGAGATGAGAGCTGCAAAGATGGACATTGATCTGTTAAAACATGAGATTGAGATAAATCGTCTGAGAAAGCAAATTATGAGCAGAAAAATGGCACCCTCCATAATGACCTTTCCCCCTCTG GAGGAACCCAGATCTCCACCTTTAACCAAACACCTCATGAAAGATTCAGATGGCTTGTGTCCTAGTCCCTATGATCCAAT GACAGgttttgtggtgttttatgATTTCCTCTTGGGCTTGTGCCCATCATACAGAGTTTGTCGGCTGATGGTGGGGATATACAATGGGGACATATGTTTGGGAAGCCCCTCCATATTACCCCCAGTTTACTGTGATCCTGTAAGCTCTCCTCAGCACAGTGTAGAACAAAAGGCAATCCTCGCCAGCAAGCAAGCAGTACCAGA GGTCCAGCCTGCTTCATCGATCTCTCTAGTGATGCAGGTGCAGGCGTCAGGAGGTTATGATGTCTATGGATATGAGGTGACACACTTAGCACCACGAGGCTGGCTGAAGCTCCACATCTTCGACCATCAAAATCGTGTGATTAGTGGGAGATGGAAAGTACCCGTCCGTCTACTTCCAGCCAAACCGTCAATGACGACGGCAGAAGTCAATGCTGTTCCACAG TTGGACAATGCGGAACTGTACCTGAGAATCGTTAACACAAGAGATGCTGAAGTTCAGAGCTCTGTTCCAATTAGCATCAACAATGCTGGGATCTACCAATACCCCCCTGTG CAAACTCCTAGACACTTTTTGGGCATGCAGAAGTCTCATGAAGCCATCCGATCTCCAGCTGTTCATAGTGCTCGGGTCCATACATCAGCCTTCAGTCAGCGCCTTGTAAACACTGCTTCTTAA
- the LOC113543970 gene encoding coiled-coil domain-containing protein 17 isoform X4: MDSLICTKCNMTFRSMHFLVKHKEKFCIGAVSQSESQKIREKIRRHQQHRSLPKTQAVKSMQTSQHEPNPNPYNKPTDHSDRSEDHYTQDLAEVHECNAVLSDGRKQLDMQRQEIDYKLQELAAQNGKVAELERMLLELKEHEQRNTVLLETLMDHLQQNGTLRISYLQSGGKDPQILAHLQRLLDAAIKLETQARKTPLPKTKRQRDNRKYLSRELVSTERENQRLEEEIMKLELRKRTSRTTPNFQPAEQEMRAAKMDIDLLKHEIEINRLRKQIMSRKMAPSIMTFPPLEEPRSPPLTKHLMKDSDGLCPSPYDPMTGFVVFYDFLLGLCPSYRVCRLMVGIYNGDICLGSPSILPPVYCDPVSSPQHSVEQKAILASKQAVPEVQPASSISLVMQVQASGGYDVYGYEVTHLAPRGWLKLHIFDHQNRVISGRWKVPVRLLPAKPSMTTAEVNAVPQLDNAELYLRIVNTRDAEVQSSVPISINNAGIYQYPPVQTPRHFLGMQKSHEAIRSPAVHSARVHTSAFSQRLVNTAS; this comes from the exons ATGGATTCATTAATTTGTACAAAGTGTAATATGACTTTCAGATCCATGCATTTTCTGGTGAAACATAAGGAGAAGTTTTGTATTGGAGCGGTTTCTCAATCAGAG AGTCAGAAGATAAGAGAAAAGATCAGGAGGCATCAGCAGCACCGGAGTTTGCCCAAGACTCAGGCGGTTAAGAGCATGCAGACATCTCAGCATGAGCCTAATCCTAATCCTTACAACAAGCCA ACAGATCACTCAGACAGATCAGAAGATCATTACACTCAAGACCTGGCTGAAGTTCACGAGTGCAATGCAGTGCTATCTGATGGGCGCAAACAACTGGACATGCAAAGACAAG AGATTGATTACAAGCTGCAAGAGTTGGCTGCTCAAAATGGGAAAGTTGCTGAACTTGAGAGAATGCTGTTAGAGCTGAAAGAACACGAGCAGAGAAACACAGTGTTACTGGAGACTCTAATGGATCATCTACAGCAGAATGG TACCCTTCGCATCTCCTATCTCCAGAGTGGAGGAAAGGATCCTCAAATCCTGGCTCACCTGCAGCGTTTGTTAGACGCAGCCATCAAATTAGAAACACAGGCTAGGAAAACGCCTCTGCCCAAGACCAAAC GTCAAAGGGACAATAGAAAATATTTGAGCAGAGAACTTGTGTCCACAGAGCGTGAAAACCAGCGCTTGGAAGAGGAAATCATGAAACTGGAGTTAAGAAAGAGAACATCCAGAACAACTCCAAACT ttcaACCTGCTGAGCAAGAGATGAGAGCTGCAAAGATGGACATTGATCTGTTAAAACATGAGATTGAGATAAATCGTCTGAGAAAGCAAATTATGAGCAGAAAAATGGCACCCTCCATAATGACCTTTCCCCCTCTG GAGGAACCCAGATCTCCACCTTTAACCAAACACCTCATGAAAGATTCAGATGGCTTGTGTCCTAGTCCCTATGATCCAAT GACAGgttttgtggtgttttatgATTTCCTCTTGGGCTTGTGCCCATCATACAGAGTTTGTCGGCTGATGGTGGGGATATACAATGGGGACATATGTTTGGGAAGCCCCTCCATATTACCCCCAGTTTACTGTGATCCTGTAAGCTCTCCTCAGCACAGTGTAGAACAAAAGGCAATCCTCGCCAGCAAGCAAGCAGTACCAGA GGTCCAGCCTGCTTCATCGATCTCTCTAGTGATGCAGGTGCAGGCGTCAGGAGGTTATGATGTCTATGGATATGAGGTGACACACTTAGCACCACGAGGCTGGCTGAAGCTCCACATCTTCGACCATCAAAATCGTGTGATTAGTGGGAGATGGAAAGTACCCGTCCGTCTACTTCCAGCCAAACCGTCAATGACGACGGCAGAAGTCAATGCTGTTCCACAG TTGGACAATGCGGAACTGTACCTGAGAATCGTTAACACAAGAGATGCTGAAGTTCAGAGCTCTGTTCCAATTAGCATCAACAATGCTGGGATCTACCAATACCCCCCTGTG CAAACTCCTAGACACTTTTTGGGCATGCAGAAGTCTCATGAAGCCATCCGATCTCCAGCTGTTCATAGTGCTCGGGTCCATACATCAGCCTTCAGTCAGCGCCTTGTAAACACTGCTTCTTAA
- the LOC113543970 gene encoding coiled-coil domain-containing protein 17 isoform X2, translated as MDSLICTKCNMTFRSMHFLVKHKEKFCIGAVSQSESQKIREKIRRHQQHRSLPKTQAVKSMQTSQHEPNPNPYNKPTDHSDRSEDHYTQDLAEVHECNAVLSDGRKQLDMQRQEIDYKLQELAAQNGKVAELERMLLELKEHEQRNTVLLETLMDHLQQNGQDSHQSNDTNQHVANTEERVIEKYIPVYGCGVLSAEISTLRISYLQSGGKDPQILAHLQRLLDAAIKLETQARKTPLPKTKQRENQRLEEEIMKLELRKRTSRTTPNFQPAEQEMRAAKMDIDLLKHEIEINRLRKQIMSRKMAPSIMTFPPLEEPRSPPLTKHLMKDSDGLCPSPYDPMTGFVVFYDFLLGLCPSYRVCRLMVGIYNGDICLGSPSILPPVYCDPVSSPQHSVEQKAILASKQAVPEVQPASSISLVMQVQASGGYDVYGYEVTHLAPRGWLKLHIFDHQNRVISGRWKVPVRLLPAKPSMTTAEVNAVPQLDNAELYLRIVNTRDAEVQSSVPISINNAGIYQYPPVQTPRHFLGMQKSHEAIRSPAVHSARVHTSAFSQRLVNTAS; from the exons ATGGATTCATTAATTTGTACAAAGTGTAATATGACTTTCAGATCCATGCATTTTCTGGTGAAACATAAGGAGAAGTTTTGTATTGGAGCGGTTTCTCAATCAGAG AGTCAGAAGATAAGAGAAAAGATCAGGAGGCATCAGCAGCACCGGAGTTTGCCCAAGACTCAGGCGGTTAAGAGCATGCAGACATCTCAGCATGAGCCTAATCCTAATCCTTACAACAAGCCA ACAGATCACTCAGACAGATCAGAAGATCATTACACTCAAGACCTGGCTGAAGTTCACGAGTGCAATGCAGTGCTATCTGATGGGCGCAAACAACTGGACATGCAAAGACAAG AGATTGATTACAAGCTGCAAGAGTTGGCTGCTCAAAATGGGAAAGTTGCTGAACTTGAGAGAATGCTGTTAGAGCTGAAAGAACACGAGCAGAGAAACACAGTGTTACTGGAGACTCTAATGGATCATCTACAGCAGAATGG GCAGGACAGTCATCAGAGCAATGACACAAACCAGCATGTAGCTAATACTGAGGAGAGAGTAATAGAAAAATACATACCTGTTTATGGCTGTGGAGTGCTTTCTGCAGAAATCAG TACCCTTCGCATCTCCTATCTCCAGAGTGGAGGAAAGGATCCTCAAATCCTGGCTCACCTGCAGCGTTTGTTAGACGCAGCCATCAAATTAGAAACACAGGCTAGGAAAACGCCTCTGCCCAAGACCAAAC AGCGTGAAAACCAGCGCTTGGAAGAGGAAATCATGAAACTGGAGTTAAGAAAGAGAACATCCAGAACAACTCCAAACT ttcaACCTGCTGAGCAAGAGATGAGAGCTGCAAAGATGGACATTGATCTGTTAAAACATGAGATTGAGATAAATCGTCTGAGAAAGCAAATTATGAGCAGAAAAATGGCACCCTCCATAATGACCTTTCCCCCTCTG GAGGAACCCAGATCTCCACCTTTAACCAAACACCTCATGAAAGATTCAGATGGCTTGTGTCCTAGTCCCTATGATCCAAT GACAGgttttgtggtgttttatgATTTCCTCTTGGGCTTGTGCCCATCATACAGAGTTTGTCGGCTGATGGTGGGGATATACAATGGGGACATATGTTTGGGAAGCCCCTCCATATTACCCCCAGTTTACTGTGATCCTGTAAGCTCTCCTCAGCACAGTGTAGAACAAAAGGCAATCCTCGCCAGCAAGCAAGCAGTACCAGA GGTCCAGCCTGCTTCATCGATCTCTCTAGTGATGCAGGTGCAGGCGTCAGGAGGTTATGATGTCTATGGATATGAGGTGACACACTTAGCACCACGAGGCTGGCTGAAGCTCCACATCTTCGACCATCAAAATCGTGTGATTAGTGGGAGATGGAAAGTACCCGTCCGTCTACTTCCAGCCAAACCGTCAATGACGACGGCAGAAGTCAATGCTGTTCCACAG TTGGACAATGCGGAACTGTACCTGAGAATCGTTAACACAAGAGATGCTGAAGTTCAGAGCTCTGTTCCAATTAGCATCAACAATGCTGGGATCTACCAATACCCCCCTGTG CAAACTCCTAGACACTTTTTGGGCATGCAGAAGTCTCATGAAGCCATCCGATCTCCAGCTGTTCATAGTGCTCGGGTCCATACATCAGCCTTCAGTCAGCGCCTTGTAAACACTGCTTCTTAA
- the LOC113543970 gene encoding coiled-coil domain-containing protein 17 isoform X3 — MSIQSQKIREKIRRHQQHRSLPKTQAVKSMQTSQHEPNPNPYNKPTDHSDRSEDHYTQDLAEVHECNAVLSDGRKQLDMQRQEIDYKLQELAAQNGKVAELERMLLELKEHEQRNTVLLETLMDHLQQNGQDSHQSNDTNQHVANTEERVIEKYIPVYGCGVLSAEISTLRISYLQSGGKDPQILAHLQRLLDAAIKLETQARKTPLPKTKRQRDNRKYLSRELVSTERENQRLEEEIMKLELRKRTSRTTPNFQPAEQEMRAAKMDIDLLKHEIEINRLRKQIMSRKMAPSIMTFPPLEEPRSPPLTKHLMKDSDGLCPSPYDPMTGFVVFYDFLLGLCPSYRVCRLMVGIYNGDICLGSPSILPPVYCDPVSSPQHSVEQKAILASKQAVPEVQPASSISLVMQVQASGGYDVYGYEVTHLAPRGWLKLHIFDHQNRVISGRWKVPVRLLPAKPSMTTAEVNAVPQLDNAELYLRIVNTRDAEVQSSVPISINNAGIYQYPPVQTPRHFLGMQKSHEAIRSPAVHSARVHTSAFSQRLVNTAS; from the exons ATGTCTATACAGAGTCAGAAGATAAGAGAAAAGATCAGGAGGCATCAGCAGCACCGGAGTTTGCCCAAGACTCAGGCGGTTAAGAGCATGCAGACATCTCAGCATGAGCCTAATCCTAATCCTTACAACAAGCCA ACAGATCACTCAGACAGATCAGAAGATCATTACACTCAAGACCTGGCTGAAGTTCACGAGTGCAATGCAGTGCTATCTGATGGGCGCAAACAACTGGACATGCAAAGACAAG AGATTGATTACAAGCTGCAAGAGTTGGCTGCTCAAAATGGGAAAGTTGCTGAACTTGAGAGAATGCTGTTAGAGCTGAAAGAACACGAGCAGAGAAACACAGTGTTACTGGAGACTCTAATGGATCATCTACAGCAGAATGG GCAGGACAGTCATCAGAGCAATGACACAAACCAGCATGTAGCTAATACTGAGGAGAGAGTAATAGAAAAATACATACCTGTTTATGGCTGTGGAGTGCTTTCTGCAGAAATCAG TACCCTTCGCATCTCCTATCTCCAGAGTGGAGGAAAGGATCCTCAAATCCTGGCTCACCTGCAGCGTTTGTTAGACGCAGCCATCAAATTAGAAACACAGGCTAGGAAAACGCCTCTGCCCAAGACCAAAC GTCAAAGGGACAATAGAAAATATTTGAGCAGAGAACTTGTGTCCACAGAGCGTGAAAACCAGCGCTTGGAAGAGGAAATCATGAAACTGGAGTTAAGAAAGAGAACATCCAGAACAACTCCAAACT ttcaACCTGCTGAGCAAGAGATGAGAGCTGCAAAGATGGACATTGATCTGTTAAAACATGAGATTGAGATAAATCGTCTGAGAAAGCAAATTATGAGCAGAAAAATGGCACCCTCCATAATGACCTTTCCCCCTCTG GAGGAACCCAGATCTCCACCTTTAACCAAACACCTCATGAAAGATTCAGATGGCTTGTGTCCTAGTCCCTATGATCCAAT GACAGgttttgtggtgttttatgATTTCCTCTTGGGCTTGTGCCCATCATACAGAGTTTGTCGGCTGATGGTGGGGATATACAATGGGGACATATGTTTGGGAAGCCCCTCCATATTACCCCCAGTTTACTGTGATCCTGTAAGCTCTCCTCAGCACAGTGTAGAACAAAAGGCAATCCTCGCCAGCAAGCAAGCAGTACCAGA GGTCCAGCCTGCTTCATCGATCTCTCTAGTGATGCAGGTGCAGGCGTCAGGAGGTTATGATGTCTATGGATATGAGGTGACACACTTAGCACCACGAGGCTGGCTGAAGCTCCACATCTTCGACCATCAAAATCGTGTGATTAGTGGGAGATGGAAAGTACCCGTCCGTCTACTTCCAGCCAAACCGTCAATGACGACGGCAGAAGTCAATGCTGTTCCACAG TTGGACAATGCGGAACTGTACCTGAGAATCGTTAACACAAGAGATGCTGAAGTTCAGAGCTCTGTTCCAATTAGCATCAACAATGCTGGGATCTACCAATACCCCCCTGTG CAAACTCCTAGACACTTTTTGGGCATGCAGAAGTCTCATGAAGCCATCCGATCTCCAGCTGTTCATAGTGCTCGGGTCCATACATCAGCCTTCAGTCAGCGCCTTGTAAACACTGCTTCTTAA